The following coding sequences are from one Mastomys coucha isolate ucsf_1 unplaced genomic scaffold, UCSF_Mcou_1 pScaffold9, whole genome shotgun sequence window:
- the Mmrn2 gene encoding multimerin-2 translates to MIPTLLLGLGIYLSWGPLGSWTQDPGTRFSELNRPRVPEGWRIGAEDTSRDPIRRNWCPYQKSRLVTFVAACKTEKFLVHSPQPCPQGAADCQRVKVMYRVAQKPVYQVQQKVLISMDWRCCPGFQGPDCQDHNPTANPEPTEPSGKLQETWDSLDGFELGHPVTEFNEIKVPQEQQEHLLQNLQNDAQSVEDGFPGPWEAPSSNLTDETTEANLTEFEFPGRTSKHLLQPHIDAFLKAHFSPIWKSFNDSLHSLSQAIRNLSLDVEANHQAIKMIQEGTVARADFQELGAKFEAKVQQNSQRLGQLWQDVEDQLHAQRRSVHHALSEVQAEVSTKLKQLVKAQELPGTNGSLMVASAAAAARPEPESLQARLGQLQRNLSALHMVTNQREEELQGTLKNMDSVLKQHADEIKELYSESDDTFDQISKVERQVEELLVNHTGLRELRVILMEKSLIMEENKEEMERQLLELNLTLQHLQAGHADLIKYVKDCNCQRVYSDMDIVQEGHGDAMHTLEETQVSLDEQHQLDGSSLQALQSTVDAMSSAMDAYRGEGERARAERARMRSQLRALDHAVEALKTAANGTRKEIRLLHSSFTALLEDALRHQAVLAALFGEEMIDEMSEEAPHPLPLNYEQIRLALQDAASGLQEQAVGWEDLATRVEALEKAAGGFVEQHPQLAEGLEPSHDSGRDEEAMALADLEQEIQRLSSDVKQIGQCCEASWAASLNGSLEDLHRMLFDTQHSLRQHQQLFHGLFQNFQGLVASNVSLDLGKLQAMLSKKDKKQQKGPGESRKRDKKQVVMSADAQAKGLELWEAGSPVAFYASSSEVATALQMVKFNTTSINVGSSYFPEHGYFRAPKRGVYLFAVSITFGPGPGMGQLVFEGHHRVPVYSTEQRGGSTATTFAMAELQKGERVWFELIQGTVTKGSQPGTAFGGFLMFKT, encoded by the exons GAACTGGTGTCCCTACCAGAAATCCAGGCTGGTCACCTTTGTAGCTGCTTGCAAAACAGAGAAATTCCTGGTCCATTCACCACAGCCGTGTCCACAGGGCGCTGCTGACTGCCAGAGAGTCAAAGTCAT gTATCGAGTGGCCCAGAAGCCAGTGTACCAGGTCCAGCAGAAGGTGCTGATCTCTATGGATTGGAGGTGCTGCCCAGGGTTCCAGGGACCAGACTGCCAGGACCACA ATCCCACAGCAAACCCTGAGCCCACAGAGCCAAGTGGCAAACTCCAGGAGACTTGGGACTCActggatggctttgaacttg GTCACCCTGTCACAGAGTTTAATGAGATTAAGGTGCCACAGGAACAACAGGAACACCTGCTTCAAAATCTCCAGAATGATGCCCAGTCGGTAGAAGATGGCTTCCCAGGCCCTTGGGAGGCCCCATCCAGCAACCTCACAGATGAGACGACAGAAGCCAATCTAACAGAATTCG AATTTCCTGGCAGGACATCAAAGCATCTGCTGCAGCCCCATATCGATGCATTCCTGAAAGCACACTTCAGTCCCATCTGGAAGAGCTTCAACGACAGCTTGCACAGCCTCTCCCAGGCCATCAGAAACTTGTCTCTTGATGTGGAGGCCAATCACCAGGCCATCAAGATGATCCAGGAGGGCACTGTGGCTAGGGCTGACTTCCAAGAGCTTGGtgccaagtttgaggccaaggTCCAGCAGAATAGCCAGAGACTGGGCCAACTGTGGCAGGATGTGGAGGACCAGCTGCATGCCCAGCGCCGTTCGGTGCATCATGCCCTCTCTGAGGTCCAGGCTGAGGTGAGCACCAAGTTAAAGCAGCTTGTTAAAGCTCaggaacttccagggactaatgGCAGCCTGATGGTGGCATCTGCAGCAGCGGCAGCAAGGCCAGAGCCAGAGAGCCTACAGGCCAGACTAGGGCAGCTGCAGAGAAACCTCTCTGCTCTGCACATGGTCACTAACCAGAGAGAGGAGGAGTTGCAGGGCACCCTCAAGAACATGGACAGTGTCCTGAAGCAGCATGCAGATGAGATCAAGGAGCTCTATTCTGAATCTGATGATACCTTCGACCAGATCAGCAAGgtagagaggcaggtggaggagCTGCTGGTGAACCACACCGGGCTTCGAGAGCTACGGGTGATCTTAATGGAAAAATCCCTGATCATGgaggagaacaaagaggagaTGGAGCGGCAACTATTGGAACTCAACCTCACTCTGCAGCATCTGCAGGCGGGTCATGCAGACCTCATCAAGTATGTCAAAGACTGCAACTGTCAAAGGGTCTACTCTGACATGGACATCGTCCAGGAGGGCCACGGGGATGCCATGCACACCCTAGAAGAGACCCAAGTGAGCCTGGACGAACAGCACCAGCTAGACGGTTCTTCTTTGCAAGCCCTGCAAAGCACTGTAGATGCCATGTCTTCAGCGATGGACGCCTACAGAGGAGAGGGTGAACGGGCCCGAGCTGAGAGGGCACGAATGCGGAGCCAGCTGCGGGCTCTGGACCACGCTGTGGAAGCGCTGAAGACTGCAGcgaatgggaccagaaaagagatACGCCTACTGCATAGCTCCTTCACAGCCCTGCTGGAGGATGCTTTGCGACATCAGGCCGTGCTGGCTGCACTATTCGGGGAGGAGATGATAGACGAGATGTCGGAGGAGGCCCCTCACCCTCTGCCGCTGAATTATGAGCAGATCCGCCTGGCCCTGCAGGACGCTGCCAGCGGGCTGCAGGAACAGGCAGTTGGTTGGGAGGATTTGGCCACTCGGGTGGAAGCATTGGAGAAGGCCGCAGGTGGCTTTGTGGAGCAGCACCCACAGTTGGCAGAGGGACTTGAGCCTAGCCACGACTCTGGGAGAGATGAGGAAGCCATGGCTTTGGCAGACCTGGAGCAGGAGATTCAGCGCCTGAGTTCTGATGTCAAGCAGATTGGACAGTGCTGTGAGGCCTCCTGGGCTGCCTCCCTCAATGGCTCCCTTGAAGATCTACACCGCATGCTCTTTGACACCCAGCACAGCCTGAGACAGCACCAGCAGCTCTTCCACGGCCTCTTCCAGAACTTTCAAGGGCTGGTGGCAAGCAACGTCAGCCTAGACCTGGGTAAGCTGCAGGCCATGTTGAGTAAGAAAGATAAGAAGCAACAGAAAGGCCCAGGAGAATCCCGGAAGAGGGATAAGAAGCAAGTGGTGATGTCTGCAGATGCACAAGCCAAAGGTCTGGAGCTCTGGGAGGCAG GCTCCCCTGTGGCTTTCTATGCCAGTTCTTCAGAAGTGGCCACTGCTCTGCAGATGGTGAAGTTCAACACCACATCCATCAATGTGGGCAGCAGCTACTTTCCCGAACATGGCTACTTCAGAGCTCCCAAACGTGGCGTTTACTTGTTTGCAGTGAGCATTACATTTGGCCCAGGCCCAGGAATGGGGCAGCTGGTATTTGAAGGTCATCACCGGGTTCCAGTCTACAGTACGGAACAGAGGGGTGGGAGCACAGCCACTACTTTTGCTATGGCAGAGCTGCAAAAGGGTGAGAGAGTGTGGTTTGAGTTAATCCAAGGGACAGTCACAAAGGGGAGCCAACCAGGCACTGCATTTGGGGGCTTCTTAATGTTCAAGACCTGA